AACCCAAGTTGCTACCTATCCCCTGGATCTGAAAAAATAGTGGCCGCTATGCTTTCCCGTCTCATAGCGGCCTTTTGCATTATAGACGACGCCCTGCAAGCCATGGGCTACAAGGATGACCCCCAAGCCAAAACGCCCGCCTCCGCCATCCTCACCCTCGCCCTCCTTGCCGCCCTAGAGTTCGGCGGCAAGCACAACAAGGCCCTGGCCCTCGCCAAAGACCTCGGCCTCTTCACCCACGTCCCCTCCCCAAGCCGCTTCAACCGCAGGCTCCACGCCCTCTACCCCCTCCTTCTCCCCCTCCTCCACCTCCTGGCCCAGGTCTGGAAGCACCTCCACCAGGCCCAGGCGTATGCCTTGGACACCTTCCCCCTCCCCGCCTGCGAGAACATCCGCGCCCCCCGCTCCCGCCTCTTCCCGGACAAGGCCTACCGCGGCTTCATCCCCAGCAAGCGGGTCTACTTCCACGGCCTCAAGCTCCACCTCCTGGTGGACGACGGGAAGTTCGTCCACGAGGTGAACCTGACCCCGG
The sequence above is a segment of the Thermus hydrothermalis genome. Coding sequences within it:
- a CDS encoding IS982 family transposase; translation: MLSRLIAAFCIIDDALQAMGYKDDPQAKTPASAILTLALLAALEFGGKHNKALALAKDLGLFTHVPSPSRFNRRLHALYPLLLPLLHLLAQVWKHLHQAQAYALDTFPLPACENIRAPRSRLFPDKAYRGFIPSKRVYFHGLKLHLLVDDGKFVHEVNLTPGSFHDLASLLLLPLDLPEGAELYLDRGYESHLYEDLLREAQEVVPMVIRRRNSRRYLPWMQYLAIVGRRVVETVGSMLHHLFPRRIHAVTQEGFVIKVLTFVLAHNISLLTQKMAG